The Marivirga tractuosa DSM 4126 genome contains the following window.
CACCAAATGATAAATCAATTTTACATTTTCAATATCTTCTTTGGTAAATTGTCTATTGCCCTTTCTGTTCTTCTTAGGTTTGATAATATCAAACTCTCCCTCCCAGAATCGAATCAAAGAGGTGGCAACGTCAAATTGTTCGGCTACTTCACCTATGGTGTAGTATTTTTTCTCTATGGTTTTTTCCTTGTATGGCACAGTCTATTATATGAATTCGATAATTAAATTACTGAAAAATTTTCACTCATTATTGTAAAAACTACTAGCATTATTATCAATGCCTTAAAAGCCAATTTAAAATTGGTCTTGAATATAGCGAATATTCCCTTCTGGGTCAATTAAAATCTTGGATTCTGGAAAATCAGCTTCTGTTAATTCTTTTATTTTTTGTGCTGCAGCATGATTTACATCAATTTCAGGCACTCCTGCACCTTTTTGAACTGCAGAAATAATTCTTCCCTTTACGAAACTTCCATCTTCTGTTATCCAAACTTTTGCAATAGGAGCCAAGCCGTTTGCACCTCTTAAATTAAATCTACCGTAAGTGGCGAAGTTTCCTAAACTGTAAGCAATAAACCTATTTTTATAAACTTCTATTGCTCTGGCTACATGCGGTCCATGTCCGAAAATAATATCGGCTCCAGCATCTATCATTTCATGAGAAAACTCATAGACATTTCCTCTATTCTCCCCATAGAAATATTCTCTTTCACGCGTTACATGTTGGTACTTCTTGCCTTCAGCTCCTCCGTGGAAAGACACGATGATAATATCAGATAAACTATCTAAATGTTGAATGATTCCTTTTGCCGCATCTAAATCATTGATGCTTTGGGTTCCGTTATTGGGGGAGAAAGCCACAAATCCGTATTTGATTCTTTCATGCTCAAAAATCGTGAAAGGCTGTGTTAATTGACCGGCATGATGGATGCCTAAACTATCTAATACTCGCATGGTGTTTTTCCTGCCTGTTTCCCCAAAATCCCCAGCATGGTTATTGGCTAAGCTCATTAAATCAATGCCGGCATCTACATAATGACTAGCTAAATGTTCTGGGCTTCGGAAAATGTAACAAACGGACGGGTCAGAACAACTTTTGGCTTCTCCACCTTCATTTAGGATCACACCTTCTTGATTACCGAAAGTTAAATCCGCATCTCTTAAAATATGAGCAACTGATGATAACATGTACTTTCCTGAATCTGGCGGCAAATAGCCTTCATTGGGGAAATTGGTACCAATCATAATGTCGCCAACTCCAATCACACTAATGGTGTCAGGTGTTTTAGGATGGATTTTAATGGTGACTTCTTCCTGAGTTGGGATAGTATCTTTAATAACAATCTGAACCGTATCAATTTTCTGTTGAGTACTGTCAACTTCGGCTTGTTTTTTAGTCGAATCGTCCTTTTGTGCTGTTTTTTGCAAAGATTTACAGCCTGACAGGATCAAAAGAACAATAAAAAATGTGAAAATTGATTTAGTCATTATTTATGAGGCTAAAAAAAGCAGTCTCTCGACTGCTCTTTAATATTTTAGATATTTTATTTATGATTACCCTAGGGATTGGTTTTCTCTAGATGACAATTCTAATAGTTTTTCATATTCCTCATCAGATACATCTTGATAGAAATAATGAACAGGGTTGATAGGTTTGCCATCTTTATGAATTTCATAATGAAGATGTGGAGCGGTAGAAGTTCCTGTAGTTCCTACGAAACCAATACAATCTCCTCTTTTTACTTTATCTCCTCTTTTCACATTAAAAGAAGACATATGAGCGTATTTCGTAATGAATCCGTAACCGTGATCTATTATCACTAACTTACCGAAGCCTCCAAAAGTACTGCTAACTCTAATTACTTCACCATCTCCAGTAGAATAAATTGGAGTTCCACGAGGAGCAGAAAAATCGCAACCTTCATGCATCCGAACTACTTTCAAAATAGGATGCATTCTCATACCATATCCTGAAGCTAATCTTTTTAACTCCTTATTAGGGATAGGTTGGATAGCAGGGATAGAAGCCATCATTTCTTCTTTATTTTCCGCCAATTCCAAAATCTCATCGTAAGATTTTGTCTGGATATACATTTGCTTTTTCACCTTATCGAGTTCTTGCATCATATCAAGAATAAGATTTTCTCTTTCTAGCTCGCTTTCAATGATATTTTTGTATCGCTCAGCACCACCAACTCCTGCAGCTCTAATGCTCGAAGGAATGGGTTCAGCGCCCATAATGTTTCTATAAACTTCATCATCTCTCTCTTGTAAGGAGGATAAAACCTTTTGAACATTATTCACTTCTTTTTCCATCATTTCATAATAGAATTGAAGTTCTTTATTTTCTTTTTTAAGTTGAGCCTCTTTTGGAGAATCAAAATATGCGTTATAAACAATGATAATGCCGACAGCCAGAATCAATGATACAGACAAAAAGCCCAATAAATTTAAAAATATGTCCCACTTTGATACCTTTACTCGCTCATATCTGCAAGTTTCGGTGTCGTAATAGTATTTAATTCTTGCCATTCCGTTTTAGACTCGTTAAAAACTTCTAATTTTGTACTCGGATTCTTTAATCCGCAAAATTGCACAAAGGTTCATCAAAAATCAAATTTTTTGATAAATCTCATTGATAAAGGCAAATATAAACAAATATTTTTAAAGTAAAACATTAAATACAAATACTTTACTCCATGACTTCCAGCGAGATACGTAAAAAGTTCTTGAACTTCTTTCAAGAAAAAGAGCACAAAATAGTGCCCTCAGCCCCTATGGTAATCAAAGATGACCCTACTTTGATGTTTACCAATGCCGGTATGAATCAGTTTAAAGACTATTTTTTAGGCAATAAAGTTGCAGAAGCCACAAGAGTAACTGATACTCAAAAATGTTTAAGAGTTTCAGGGAAGCATAATGATTTAGAGGAGGTTGGCCACGATACCTACCACCACACTATGTTCGAAATGCTGGGAAACTGGTCCTTTGGAGATTATTTTAAGAAAGAAGCTATCGAATGGTCTTGGGAATTATTGACTGATATTTTCAAATTGCCAAAAGAAAGATTGTATGTAACCGTTTTTGAAGGTGATAAAGCAGATGGTATTCCTTTTGATCAGGAAGCTTATGATTTTTGGAAGGGACACATTGACGAGAGCCGAATTCTCAAAGGCGATAAAAATGACAATTTCTGGGAAATGGGGGATACGGGACCTTGCGGGCCGGCCTCTGAAATTCATGTTGACTTAAGAGATGAAGCAGATATAGCCAAAATCCCGGGAAAGGATTTGGTTAATAATGACCATCCTTTAGTGGTAGAAATCTGGAATTTGGTTTTTATCCAATTCAACCGAAAAGCAGATGGAAGTTTACATGCATTGCCTGCTCAACATATTGATACAGGTATGGGCTTCGAACGTATTTGCATGGCTATCCAGAATAAGAAATCTAATTATGATACAGATGTTTTCACTCCTTTATTGGATGAATTAGCTAAGATTTCTGGTAAAAAATATGGTGAGTTAAGCAAAATTGACATAGCATTCCGCGTAATCGTGGATCACATCCGAGCAATTTCGCTTTCTATTTCTGATGGACAATTGCCATCCAATAATAAAGCAGGCTACGTTATCAGAAGGATTTTAAGAAGAGCAGTCCGTTATGGCTATACCTTCCTTGATTTGAAAGAGCCATTCCTTTTTAAATTAGTTCCGATTTTAGCTAAGCAGTTTGAAGAAGTTTTCCCAGAGTTGAAAGCTCAACAAGAATTAGTGGAAAAAGTAATCAAGGAAGAGGAAACTGCTTTCTTGAGAACTTTGGAAAATGGTTTGAAAAGATTGGAAAGTATAAAAGCTGAGTTGTCTAGCAGTGGAAATGCGACTATTTCGGGTGCAGTGGCTTTTGAACTGTATGATACTTATGGCTTTCCATTGGATTTAACTGCTTTGATTGCGAAAGAGAATGGATTAACTGTTGATGAAAAAGGCTTTGAGCAAGCAATGAATGAGCAAAAAAATCGCTCAAAATCAGCAGCTAAAATGGAAACAGGCGACTGGCAAATTGTGAACGAAGGCAGAGATGTAGAATTTGTTGGTTATGATGAAGTAAAAGCTGACGCTAAAATATTACGATACCGCTCCGTGAAGAACAAAAATAAAGAGCAAATTCAATTAGTATTGGATAAAACGCCTTTTTACGCTGAGAGCGGTGGACAAATAGGGGATACCGGTATTTTGAAAGTTAGCAACGAAACCATTAAGGTTCTAGACACCAAAAAAGAAAATGATTTGATTGTGCATTTCGTGGATAAAATCCCTGCTCAATTGGATGCTAAAGTCCATGCACAAATAGATAATGATCGCAGAAGAAAAATTGTATATAATCACTCAGCCACTCACCTTGTGCATGCAGCCTTAAGAGAAGTTTTGGGTGACCATGTGCAACAAAAAGGTTCTTTAGTTTCGGATAAATTGTTGCGATTTGACTTTTCTCATTTCTCTAAAATGACGGATGAAGAAATCTTGAAAGTAGAAAGAAGGGTGAATGAGAAGATCAGAGAGAACATTCCGCAGCAAGAAGAACGCAATATTCCCATTGAAGAAGCCAAAGCAAAAGGAGCAATGGCGCTTTTTGGAGAGAAATATGGAGATACTGTAAGGATGATAACATTCGATCCGAATTATTCTGTTGAGCTTTGTGGAGGAGTACATGTGCCAGCTACTGGAAATATTGGTCAGTTTAAAATTACTACTGAAACCTCTGTAGCTGCTGGGATTAGAAGAATTGAGGCTGTGACAGGAGAGAAAGCAGAAGAATATCATTTAGATCAAGAAGCAATTCTAAAGCAAGTAAATGCTTTATTGAAAAGTCCGAAAGATTTAGCTCAGGCTGTAGAACAGTTGATGAAAGAGAAAAATGAGCTGCAAAAATCTTTAGAAAAAGAGCAATCAAAACAAGCGGGGGCTTTAAAGGATGAATTGATCAAGAATGCTGAAAAGCAAAATGATATTTCAGTAATTATCAGCGAAATTGCTTTGCCCAATGCGGATGCTTTGAAGAAGTTATCATTTGAATTAAAAAATGAAGTTGATTCATTATTTGCCGTGTTAGCTTGTGATGTGGATGGAAAACCGCAGATTTCAGTCGTAATTTCTGAGAATTTGGTTGAAAGCAAAGATTTGAATGCTGGAAAAATTATCAGAGATTTAGCAAAGAATATCCAAGGCGGTGGTGGAGGTCAAGCCTTTTTTGCCACAGCAGGTGGTAAAAAATTGGAAGGATTGCCTCAGGTAGTTTTACAAGCCAAAACTATGGCTAAAGAATTATAAGATTATGTCTTTAGACAAATCCATAAGAGATCAATATAGAGTTGTAATAGGACTTGAAGTGCATGCGCAGTTGTTGACAGAGAGTAAATTATTCTGTTCTGATTCAACTTCCTTTGGAGCAAGTCCTAATACGCATATTAGTCCTATTTCATTGGGGCATCCAGGCACTTTGCCAAAGCTCAATAAAAAAGCTGTGGATTATGCCATTAAAATGGGCTTGGCTTGTGAATGTAAAATCACCGAAGAAAATATTTTTGCCAGGAAGAACTATTTTTATCCCGATTTGCCCAAGGGCTATCAAGTTACACAAGACAAAGCCCCGATTTGCGTGGGAGGTAAAGTGTGGATTAAAGCAAAAGGCGAAACTGAGGAAAAGGCAATTGCCTTGAATCGAATCCATATGGAGGAAGATGCGGGAAAATCCATTCATACCGAAGATGCAAGCGATACCTTAGTGGATTATAATAGAGCCGGAGTACCCTTAATTGAAATAGTGACTGAGCCAGATTTACGAAGTGCGGATGAAGCTTATGCATTTCTAACGGAAGTGAGAAGGCTGGTGCGATATCTTGAAATCTGTGATGGCAATATGGAAGAAGGTTCTTTGCGATGTGATGCCAATGTCTCGGTAATGCTCAAGGATGCCAAAGAATACGGTAGCAAGGTGGAAGTGAAAAATATGAACTCCATCAGAAATGTGCATCGAGCGATTGAACATGAAGCTGAGAGACTAATTTTACTATTAGAACAAGGCAAGAAAATTATTTCAGAAACCCGTGATTTTGATGCAGCTACTGGAACAACTTCCAGCCTAAGGAATAAGGAAGAGTTGAATGATTATCGCTATTTTCCTGAACCAGATTTATCTCCCTTAATTGTAGATGAAGCTTGGATCAAAGAAATCAAAGCTCGAATGCCAGCACTACCTCGGGAGCTGCAGCAGAAATTCATTGAGAAATATGGAATCCCAGAATATGATGCTCAGGTATTAACTGATAATAAAGGAATTGCCTTATATTTCGATGCGCTTTGTCAAGAGACTTCAAATTATAAATCAGCTTCCAATTGGATAATGGGAACGGTAAAATCTTATTTGAATGAACATAATATAGGAATTGATCAATTTTCAATTTCGCCTAAAAAATTAGGAGGTCTGATTCAATTAGTAGATGCTGGAAAAGTAAGCAATACCGTTGCCAATCAGCAGATATTTATTGAAATGCTGAAAAGCAAAGAGGCTGATGCAGAAACAATTGCGGTGGAAGCGAACCTATTACAAGAAAGTTCGTCTGACAGTATTCAGCCAATTATTGATGAGGTTATCAAAGATATGGCAGATAAGGTGAAAGAATATAAATCTGGTAGAAAAGGATTAATAGGATTATTCGTTGGGGAAGTGATGAAACGAAGCAAAGGAAAAGCTGACCCCAAAAAAACAAATGAATTATTACAACAAACTTTAAAATAGAATATGAGGATTATTTTGAGAAATAGCGCTTTTGCAATTATAGCTGCTTTAGTTATAGTAGCATGTGATAATAATAAGGAAGAAAATGGCGGTGCCACAATTACTGGGACAGTTGAAAACCCGCAAGATCAAGGTGCGATTACTTTGGCTAAAATTAGCGGAGGTAAGAGAGAAGTTGTGGATACTTTATATTTAGATGCGAATAATACGTTTGAATCAACAGTTGAAACCACTGGTCCTGAGTTTTATCAAATCAATTTTTATAATAGTCAAGTTGCTACTTTGATTGTAGATGATGAAGATTTAGAAATAGTAGCAGATGGAGGAGACAGAAATGGGAAGTTAGAGATAACAGGTTCCCAGGATATGGAATATATGAGTCAACTGCAAGACATCATGAAAAAGCAGAATGATGAAGTGCAAGAAATCAATAAAGAATTCATGGCTGCTCGTCAGGCTCAGGATGAAGAAAAAATGAAAAATATCCAAGATGATTTTCTTTTGATGCAGGAGAAGAAGAAAGAAGATATTAAGAAAAAAGTGGAGGGAATGCTGCCTTCTTTAGCCGCTATTCAGGCAATGAATTTTTTCAATCCTAATGAGGATTTTAAATTTATGAAATCTGTGGCAGATAGAGTTGCAGAAGCACATCCTAATTCTGATATGGCCTCTTTCTATAAAAAGCAGATGGATGAAATGGCAAAAATATCAGTTGGCGCTCAAGCTCCGAATTTCAGTATGCCAACCC
Protein-coding sequences here:
- a CDS encoding MerR family transcriptional regulator is translated as MPYKEKTIEKKYYTIGEVAEQFDVATSLIRFWEGEFDIIKPKKNRKGNRQFTKEDIENVKLIYHLVKEKGFTLQGAKDMLKNDSNEVRDKMEMLDSLRNIRNFLTEIKENI
- a CDS encoding CapA family protein; this encodes MTKSIFTFFIVLLILSGCKSLQKTAQKDDSTKKQAEVDSTQQKIDTVQIVIKDTIPTQEEVTIKIHPKTPDTISVIGVGDIMIGTNFPNEGYLPPDSGKYMLSSVAHILRDADLTFGNQEGVILNEGGEAKSCSDPSVCYIFRSPEHLASHYVDAGIDLMSLANNHAGDFGETGRKNTMRVLDSLGIHHAGQLTQPFTIFEHERIKYGFVAFSPNNGTQSINDLDAAKGIIQHLDSLSDIIIVSFHGGAEGKKYQHVTREREYFYGENRGNVYEFSHEMIDAGADIIFGHGPHVARAIEVYKNRFIAYSLGNFATYGRFNLRGANGLAPIAKVWITEDGSFVKGRIISAVQKGAGVPEIDVNHAAAQKIKELTEADFPESKILIDPEGNIRYIQDQF
- a CDS encoding M23 family metallopeptidase; amino-acid sequence: MARIKYYYDTETCRYERVKVSKWDIFLNLLGFLSVSLILAVGIIIVYNAYFDSPKEAQLKKENKELQFYYEMMEKEVNNVQKVLSSLQERDDEVYRNIMGAEPIPSSIRAAGVGGAERYKNIIESELERENLILDMMQELDKVKKQMYIQTKSYDEILELAENKEEMMASIPAIQPIPNKELKRLASGYGMRMHPILKVVRMHEGCDFSAPRGTPIYSTGDGEVIRVSSTFGGFGKLVIIDHGYGFITKYAHMSSFNVKRGDKVKRGDCIGFVGTTGTSTAPHLHYEIHKDGKPINPVHYFYQDVSDEEYEKLLELSSRENQSLG
- the alaS gene encoding alanine--tRNA ligase; translation: MTSSEIRKKFLNFFQEKEHKIVPSAPMVIKDDPTLMFTNAGMNQFKDYFLGNKVAEATRVTDTQKCLRVSGKHNDLEEVGHDTYHHTMFEMLGNWSFGDYFKKEAIEWSWELLTDIFKLPKERLYVTVFEGDKADGIPFDQEAYDFWKGHIDESRILKGDKNDNFWEMGDTGPCGPASEIHVDLRDEADIAKIPGKDLVNNDHPLVVEIWNLVFIQFNRKADGSLHALPAQHIDTGMGFERICMAIQNKKSNYDTDVFTPLLDELAKISGKKYGELSKIDIAFRVIVDHIRAISLSISDGQLPSNNKAGYVIRRILRRAVRYGYTFLDLKEPFLFKLVPILAKQFEEVFPELKAQQELVEKVIKEEETAFLRTLENGLKRLESIKAELSSSGNATISGAVAFELYDTYGFPLDLTALIAKENGLTVDEKGFEQAMNEQKNRSKSAAKMETGDWQIVNEGRDVEFVGYDEVKADAKILRYRSVKNKNKEQIQLVLDKTPFYAESGGQIGDTGILKVSNETIKVLDTKKENDLIVHFVDKIPAQLDAKVHAQIDNDRRRKIVYNHSATHLVHAALREVLGDHVQQKGSLVSDKLLRFDFSHFSKMTDEEILKVERRVNEKIRENIPQQEERNIPIEEAKAKGAMALFGEKYGDTVRMITFDPNYSVELCGGVHVPATGNIGQFKITTETSVAAGIRRIEAVTGEKAEEYHLDQEAILKQVNALLKSPKDLAQAVEQLMKEKNELQKSLEKEQSKQAGALKDELIKNAEKQNDISVIISEIALPNADALKKLSFELKNEVDSLFAVLACDVDGKPQISVVISENLVESKDLNAGKIIRDLAKNIQGGGGGQAFFATAGGKKLEGLPQVVLQAKTMAKEL
- the gatB gene encoding Asp-tRNA(Asn)/Glu-tRNA(Gln) amidotransferase subunit GatB, producing the protein MSLDKSIRDQYRVVIGLEVHAQLLTESKLFCSDSTSFGASPNTHISPISLGHPGTLPKLNKKAVDYAIKMGLACECKITEENIFARKNYFYPDLPKGYQVTQDKAPICVGGKVWIKAKGETEEKAIALNRIHMEEDAGKSIHTEDASDTLVDYNRAGVPLIEIVTEPDLRSADEAYAFLTEVRRLVRYLEICDGNMEEGSLRCDANVSVMLKDAKEYGSKVEVKNMNSIRNVHRAIEHEAERLILLLEQGKKIISETRDFDAATGTTSSLRNKEELNDYRYFPEPDLSPLIVDEAWIKEIKARMPALPRELQQKFIEKYGIPEYDAQVLTDNKGIALYFDALCQETSNYKSASNWIMGTVKSYLNEHNIGIDQFSISPKKLGGLIQLVDAGKVSNTVANQQIFIEMLKSKEADAETIAVEANLLQESSSDSIQPIIDEVIKDMADKVKEYKSGRKGLIGLFVGEVMKRSKGKADPKKTNELLQQTLK
- a CDS encoding peroxiredoxin family protein, which gives rise to MRIILRNSAFAIIAALVIVACDNNKEENGGATITGTVENPQDQGAITLAKISGGKREVVDTLYLDANNTFESTVETTGPEFYQINFYNSQVATLIVDDEDLEIVADGGDRNGKLEITGSQDMEYMSQLQDIMKKQNDEVQEINKEFMAARQAQDEEKMKNIQDDFLLMQEKKKEDIKKKVEGMLPSLAAIQAMNFFNPNEDFKFMKSVADRVAEAHPNSDMASFYKKQMDEMAKISVGAQAPNFSMPTPEGDTVSLKDFRGDYVLIDFWAAWCKPCRQENPNIVAAYNKYKDAGFQILGVSLDKKREDWLRAIEQDNLEWTQVSELKYWQTPIVQEYKINGIPFSLLLDPEGKIVAKNLRGENLHEKLAEIYGS